CTAGGAAATCGCAACAAGCGCAGCCTGGGTCTGAACCTGCGCACCGCAGCCGGCCAGGAACTGTTCGCCCGCTTGGTGATCGAAGCCGACATTGTTCTCACGAACTTCAAACCCGGCACGCTGGAAGCCCTTGGCCTGGGCTATGAGAGGCTCCGGGAGATCAATCCACGCGTGGTCCTGGTCGAGAGCAGTGCGTTGGGTAACACCGGGCCGTGGTCCAAGCGAATGGGTTATGGCCCGCTGGTGCGGGCTACGGTCGGATTGACAACACTGTGGCGTCATCCCGACACCCCCGACGGGTTCGGCGACGATCAGACCGTTTACCCAGACCACGCGGCGGCCAGAGTGGGCGCGGCGGCCGTGGTTGCGGCGCTGATCGAACGGGAGCGCACCGGGCGGGGCCAACGCATCGGCCTTGCGCAGATGGAGACCGTGTTCAGTCAGCTGGCCACCGAGTACGTCAGGGAATCGCTGCAGCCGGGAACCTTGGTCGCCAAGGGCAACAGCGGTGAATTTGATGCCCCTTCAGGTATTTACACGTGTACCGGCGAGGACGCTTACTGCGCGGTGACTGTTGATGGTGACGAGGACTGGGCCAATCTGGCCAAGACAATCGCGCGGCCCGACCTGGCCGAAAAACCGGAATACGCCACGGCCGCCGGCCGGGTCGCTCACCGCGATGACCTTGACGCGGTCCTGCAGGAGTGGATCGCGCCACTGTCTCCTCGCGAAGCGCAGCAGCGCCTGCAGGCCGGGAAAGTTGCGGCCGGCGCGGCCGTCCACGTCAAAGACCTGCTTACTGACCCACATCTGGCGGCGCGCCACCAACTGGGTGAGCTGCGTCAACCCGGCCACGAGCAACCACTAGAGGCGCTCATGGGTCCGGCGTTGTTCGAGCGCATTCCGGCTCCCGAACTGAGGCCAGCACCAGCCCTGGGATCCGACACCGTCGAACTCTGCGGAGAACTCTTGAGCCTCTCGGAGGCCGACATCGACGAACTCATCTGCGCTGGCGTCCTCGAGATTGTGGAAGCCAAGAGCGGCTAGGGGTTTCCGCAGCTTGGCTGCTACCAGTTCCGCTGACAGCGGAGACTCTCCCATCGAGGAGGCAGCGAAGGCACTCGCGCCCACACCGCTGGTGCCGACCGTGGTCGCGCTTGGTTTCGCCGTTGCTGCCGGGGCCAACGCCATCGCCGCGCGCATTGCCGCCGGGACCCGAGCGGCTATAGTCATTCCCCTCGACGATGCGGGCTGGGTCACCTCCGGCGTAGCGCTACCAGAGTGGGATGGCAGGTCTCTCAACGGCCACGTTCCGCTGGTGCCCGGCGCGCCGGACGCCGAGCTGCTACTGGTATTGGCCAGCACAACCGATGGCGTTGTGCTGGTTGAGGTGCAGCCCGGTAGTGCGGGGATCACCGCGGAGGCCGAACAGCCACAAGACCTCACCGCGGTCGTGGGATCGGTGGCATTCACCTGCGCGCCAGGGGAAGTAGTTGCCGACGGTGAGCAGCTGCGCCGCGCATTGACCGAGGCCCGGTGCCGGGCACTGCTGGCGGTGGCGGCCGATTCGGTCGGCGTGAGTGCCCGGTGTCTGGCCATGGCGGTGCAGTGGGCCGGCGAACGTGAGCAGTTCGGGCGGCCGATCGGCAGTTTCCAGGCCGTCGCTCATCCTTGCGCCGACATGCTTGTCACGCTGGAGGCGGCGCGCAGTCAGGTGCTCGCCGCGTCCGAAGCCGACGAACTTCGCGAGGCCGACTGCATGATGGCGGCGGCCGCTGCGCTGGACGCGGCGGTGTTCGCCGCCGAGCGATCGATCCAGATTCATGGTGGAATCGGCTTTACTTGGGAGCATCCGGCACATTTGCTACTGCGCAGGGCACGGGTCAACGCGGTGATGGTCGGCCGGCCCGAGGCGCTGCGGGACCAGGCGGTCCTTAAACTGATGGACGAGCGGTCCCTCACCCACCAATACTAAAGCGGGACAACTCATGTGTAATCATGCCGTCCAGATCTGCGGCGGGTGGCACAGGCAGGGTCACTGGGTGGTCGCGGGTAGGTAGCAGCACAACCGCAGTGCCGGGAGTGCTGGTCTCACCGCGTTGGTTTTCGCACCAAACCTTCAGGTGAACTTCGTTGCGTTCGTTAGCTTGTCGTTTGTCGACGACCTTGCCGCGCACCCAGGTGACGTCACCGATGTAGTTGAATTTGCGATGCTCGCAACGCAGTTTCCACAACCAGCCGTCATCTCCCATCCAATCGGTGATGAGGTGGGTCAACCAGGTTTCGCGCATTCCGCCGTAGTCGTAGGAGTTCGGCAGCCCAAGTTCGCGCGCACGTTCGGGTTCCCAGTGCAATCGCTGCACCGTGTCGGGGATATTCAGATGGTTGCGGGGATAGAGT
The nucleotide sequence above comes from Mycobacterium vicinigordonae. Encoded proteins:
- a CDS encoding acyl-CoA dehydrogenase family protein, giving the protein MAATSSADSGDSPIEEAAKALAPTPLVPTVVALGFAVAAGANAIAARIAAGTRAAIVIPLDDAGWVTSGVALPEWDGRSLNGHVPLVPGAPDAELLLVLASTTDGVVLVEVQPGSAGITAEAEQPQDLTAVVGSVAFTCAPGEVVADGEQLRRALTEARCRALLAVAADSVGVSARCLAMAVQWAGEREQFGRPIGSFQAVAHPCADMLVTLEAARSQVLAASEADELREADCMMAAAAALDAAVFAAERSIQIHGGIGFTWEHPAHLLLRRARVNAVMVGRPEALRDQAVLKLMDERSLTHQY